From Candidatus Palibaumannia cicadellinicola, the proteins below share one genomic window:
- the nadK gene encoding NAD(+) kinase translates to MTVKFNTIGIIGHPRHKNALTTHKQLYYWLIRKGIKVIVEVKLANNLALYDAITGNIADIGKQADLAIIIGGDGNMLGAARILSRYEIKVIGINRGNVGFLTDIDDDSALKQLSDILLGNYSSEKRFLLDVRICHKNICGKPITAINEVVLHSGNISNIIEFDVYIDDYFAFSQRADGIIISTPTGSTAYSLSAGGPIIIPTVDSILLVPMFPHTLSSRPLVINGNSKIRLKCKCTNLKPDVKISCDSQIAVPIKYGEEIIIQRSNDYLYLIHPNNYNYFNTLSLKLGWLKTL, encoded by the coding sequence ATGACTGTAAAATTTAATACAATCGGGATTATTGGGCATCCCCGTCATAAAAATGCACTCACTACCCATAAACAACTGTACTATTGGTTAATAAGAAAGGGTATTAAAGTTATTGTAGAAGTTAAACTTGCTAATAATTTAGCATTATACGATGCTATTACTGGTAATATAGCAGATATTGGCAAACAGGCTGATCTTGCTATTATTATAGGTGGTGATGGAAATATGCTGGGTGCTGCACGTATATTATCCCGCTACGAGATAAAAGTTATTGGCATTAATCGTGGTAATGTAGGTTTTCTAACTGATATAGATGACGACTCAGCATTAAAACAATTATCTGATATTCTATTAGGTAATTATAGTAGTGAAAAACGATTTTTGCTAGATGTGCGTATTTGCCATAAAAATATATGTGGAAAACCTATTACAGCTATTAATGAAGTTGTTTTACATTCTGGTAATATATCAAATATAATTGAATTTGATGTTTATATTGATGATTATTTTGCATTTTCTCAACGTGCTGATGGGATAATTATATCTACTCCTACTGGCTCCACTGCTTACTCTCTTTCTGCCGGTGGTCCTATTATTATACCTACTGTCGATAGTATATTATTAGTACCTATGTTTCCGCATACTCTTTCTTCTCGCCCGTTAGTTATTAATGGTAATAGCAAAATACGACTCAAATGTAAATGTACTAACTTGAAACCTGATGTAAAAATTAGTTGTGATAGTCAGATAGCTGTTCCAATTAAGTATGGAGAAGAAATTATTATTCAGCGTAGTAATGATTACTTATATTTAATTCATCCTAATAATTACAATTATTTTAATACTTTAAGTCTTAAATTAGGTTGGTTAAAAACTTTATGA
- a CDS encoding proline--tRNA ligase, which produces MRTSKYLLATMKNIPGDAEVISHKLMLRAGMIRQLASGIYTWLPIGLRILRKVESIVREEMNNTGAIEVSMPIVQPADFWQESGRWNQYGQELLRFTDRSKRKFLLGPTHEEVITDLIRNEVSSYKQLPLNFFQIQTKFRDEVRPRFGVMRSREFVMKDAYSFHTSQESLQATYNQMYSTYNNIFTRMGLNFCAVQANTGSIGGHISHEFHVLVGTGEEQIVFSTTSNYAANIEMVEAVIPSTKRDKPSEKMHLVDTYDVFTIADLVKKYKLPVEKTVKMIFVHAKEDVKQPLVALMLRGDHVINETKVEKLPQVAKPIIFATEDYIRNILNLNVSIFSLGPINFPLPIVIDRSVALMSNFVTGSNIQGKHFFGVNWERDVALPEVADLRQVVNGDLSPDGHGTINIKRGIEVGHIFQLGKKYSRAMRAMVQDKNSCNTIVTMGCYGIGITRLIAATIEQYHDNKGIVWPEVIAPFNVVLLPINLHNSLRIKNTAETIYHKLSTSNIDVLLDDRKERLGVMFADMELIGVPHIIIISDRLLDNEEIEYKNRRSGEIQIIKLSTIVDFITDKITIGMR; this is translated from the coding sequence ATGCGTACTAGCAAATATTTACTTGCTACTATGAAAAATATACCAGGAGATGCAGAAGTTATCAGCCACAAACTGATGCTACGTGCAGGAATGATTCGTCAATTAGCATCTGGAATTTATACTTGGTTGCCTATAGGTTTAAGAATTCTACGTAAGGTAGAAAGCATAGTACGAGAAGAAATGAATAATACTGGGGCTATAGAAGTATCTATGCCGATAGTACAACCAGCAGATTTTTGGCAAGAAAGCGGACGATGGAACCAATATGGTCAGGAATTACTACGTTTTACTGATAGAAGCAAACGTAAATTTCTGCTAGGTCCTACCCATGAAGAAGTTATTACAGATCTTATTCGTAATGAAGTAAGTTCTTATAAACAACTACCACTTAATTTTTTCCAGATTCAAACAAAATTCCGTGACGAAGTTAGACCAAGATTTGGAGTAATGCGTTCGCGTGAATTTGTTATGAAAGATGCTTACTCTTTTCATACTAGTCAAGAGTCGCTACAGGCGACTTATAATCAAATGTATAGTACTTACAATAATATTTTTACTCGTATGGGTCTAAATTTTTGTGCAGTACAAGCTAATACAGGTTCTATAGGTGGTCATATATCACATGAATTTCATGTACTAGTTGGTACCGGTGAGGAACAAATAGTATTTTCTACGACTTCTAATTATGCAGCTAATATTGAAATGGTAGAAGCAGTAATACCATCGACTAAACGTGATAAACCTAGTGAAAAGATGCATCTAGTAGATACGTATGATGTCTTTACTATTGCTGATTTAGTTAAAAAATACAAATTACCGGTAGAAAAAACAGTTAAAATGATTTTTGTACATGCAAAAGAAGATGTTAAACAACCACTGGTTGCGCTAATGTTGCGAGGTGATCATGTTATCAATGAAACTAAGGTCGAGAAATTACCCCAAGTAGCAAAACCTATTATTTTTGCTACCGAAGATTATATCAGAAATATTCTCAATCTTAATGTTAGTATATTTTCACTAGGACCTATAAATTTTCCTTTACCAATAGTAATTGATCGTAGTGTTGCGTTAATGAGTAACTTTGTTACTGGATCAAATATTCAAGGGAAACATTTTTTTGGAGTCAACTGGGAAAGAGATGTAGCTTTGCCAGAAGTTGCAGATCTAAGACAAGTTGTTAATGGCGATCTAAGTCCAGATGGACATGGAACTATAAATATTAAACGCGGAATTGAAGTTGGACATATCTTCCAGCTAGGAAAGAAATATTCTAGAGCTATGAGAGCTATGGTTCAAGATAAAAATAGCTGTAACACCATCGTTACGATGGGCTGCTATGGTATCGGTATTACACGATTGATTGCTGCGACTATAGAACAGTACCATGATAATAAAGGTATTGTATGGCCAGAAGTAATAGCACCTTTTAATGTTGTTCTTTTACCTATTAATTTACATAACTCTTTACGTATTAAAAATACCGCTGAAACAATTTATCACAAGCTCAGTACTAGCAATATCGATGTATTATTAGACGATAGAAAAGAGCGCCTAGGAGTAATGTTCGCTGATATGGAACTAATTGGTGTACCACATATTATAATCATTAGTGATCGTCTTCTTGATAATGAAGAGATTGAATATAAAAATAGGAGGAGCGGGGAAATACAGATAATTAAATTAAGTACTATTGTTGATTTTATCACTGATAAAATCACTATAGGAATGCGTTAA